Proteins encoded by one window of Pseudomonas tructae:
- a CDS encoding efflux RND transporter periplasmic adaptor subunit, whose translation MSSSSPVRLRALLPLFLITVALSACDDKSPAEEKAPPSAVRVETVRVQPLAITTELNGRILAPRTAEVRARVAGVVLKRVYREGSDVKQGDVLFRIDPAPFQADYDSARASLARAEATLFQARLQDQRYHELIGINAISRQEHDNARAAFMQADADVAAAKAALERAKLNLGYATVTAPISGRIGRALVTEGALVGQNESTPLATIQQLDPIHADVTQSTRELNALRRALRAGELQQVGQDQASATLIQDDGTPYPLPGKLLFSDISVDPSTGQITLRSEFPNPDLDLLPGSFIRVRLEQAVKQQGISVPQRAILRDSAGNPKVMLVDAEQRVSERSVVLGSVQNDRWIVSQGLAPGDRVVVEGLQHISPGDQVEVDNAGKSALPIVQSTGQ comes from the coding sequence ATGTCCAGTTCAAGTCCCGTCCGTCTGCGCGCCCTGCTGCCGCTGTTTCTGATCACCGTTGCCCTGAGTGCCTGCGACGACAAATCGCCGGCCGAAGAGAAGGCGCCACCCAGCGCTGTGCGGGTCGAAACCGTGCGCGTGCAGCCGCTGGCGATCACCACCGAGCTCAATGGCCGCATCCTCGCCCCGCGCACCGCCGAAGTACGCGCCAGGGTCGCAGGCGTGGTGCTCAAGCGGGTGTACCGTGAAGGCAGCGACGTCAAACAGGGGGATGTGCTGTTTCGCATCGACCCCGCGCCCTTCCAGGCCGACTATGACAGTGCCCGCGCAAGCCTTGCCCGCGCCGAAGCCACGCTGTTCCAGGCCCGTCTGCAAGACCAGCGCTACCACGAGTTGATCGGCATCAATGCGATCAGCCGCCAGGAACATGACAACGCCCGTGCCGCCTTTATGCAGGCTGACGCCGATGTAGCCGCAGCCAAGGCTGCGCTCGAGCGCGCCAAGCTCAACCTCGGTTACGCCACCGTCACCGCGCCGATTTCCGGGCGCATCGGCCGCGCCCTGGTCACCGAAGGCGCCCTGGTGGGGCAGAACGAAAGCACGCCGCTGGCAACCATCCAGCAGCTCGACCCGATCCACGCCGACGTCACCCAGTCGACCCGCGAGCTCAATGCCCTGCGCCGCGCCTTGCGTGCCGGCGAGTTGCAACAGGTCGGCCAGGACCAGGCCAGCGCCACCCTGATCCAGGATGACGGCACGCCTTACCCGCTGCCGGGCAAACTGCTGTTCTCGGACATCAGCGTTGACCCCAGTACCGGGCAGATCACCCTGCGCAGCGAGTTCCCCAACCCTGACCTTGACCTGTTGCCGGGCAGTTTCATCCGCGTGCGCCTGGAGCAGGCGGTCAAGCAGCAAGGCATCAGCGTGCCGCAACGCGCCATCCTGCGGGACAGCGCCGGCAACCCGAAGGTCATGCTGGTGGATGCCGAGCAGCGCGTCAGCGAACGCTCGGTGGTGCTGGGCAGCGTGCAGAACGACCGCTGGATCGTCAGCCAGGGCCTCGCCCCCGGCGACCGGGTGGTGGTCGAAGGCCTGCAGCACATCAGCCCAGGCGACCAGGTAGAGGTCGACAACGCGGGCAAGAGCGCCCTCCCCATCGTTCA
- a CDS encoding response regulator transcription factor, with product MPNILLVEDDCALSELIASYLQRNDFCVSVIARGDHVMAEARRSKPDLVILDLMLPGLDGLQVCRLLRAESQALPILMLTARDDSHDQVLGLEMGADDYVTKPCEPRVLLARVRTLLRRSCINEPRLDSELIVVGGLRIDLAERNVFWREQPVELSSGEFNLLVVLARNAGVVLSRDRILQQLRGIEFNGTDRSVDVAISKLRRKFDDSAGEARKIKTVWGKGYLFSRVEWEF from the coding sequence ATGCCCAACATTCTCCTGGTCGAAGACGACTGCGCTCTGTCCGAACTGATCGCAAGCTATCTGCAGCGCAATGACTTCTGCGTCAGCGTGATTGCCCGTGGCGATCACGTGATGGCCGAAGCCCGGCGCAGCAAGCCGGACCTGGTGATCCTCGACCTGATGCTGCCGGGCCTCGATGGCTTGCAGGTGTGCCGCTTGTTGCGTGCCGAATCCCAGGCCCTGCCGATCCTGATGCTGACCGCCCGCGACGACAGCCACGACCAGGTGCTGGGCCTGGAGATGGGCGCCGACGACTACGTGACCAAACCCTGTGAACCACGGGTGTTGCTGGCCCGGGTGCGGACCTTGCTGCGCCGCAGTTGCATCAACGAGCCGCGCCTTGACAGCGAGCTGATCGTGGTCGGCGGCCTGCGCATCGATCTGGCCGAGCGCAATGTGTTCTGGCGTGAACAACCGGTGGAGCTGTCCAGCGGCGAGTTCAACCTGCTGGTGGTGCTGGCGCGCAACGCCGGGGTGGTGCTCAGCCGCGACCGGATCCTGCAGCAACTGCGCGGCATCGAGTTCAACGGCACCGACCGCTCGGTGGATGTGGCCATCTCCAAGTTGCGGCGCAAGTTCGACGACAGCGCAGGCGAGGCGCGCAAGATCAAGACCGTGTGGGGCAAGGGTTACCTGTTCAGCCGGGTCGAGTGGGAGTTCTAG
- a CDS encoding ATP-binding protein, giving the protein MLKILIRLYLITIVAYAGAIFLIPDAIVAAFHQRFVAYNLDQARGVQRLIVKQFEALAPSEWPAKAQELAAEFAPLHIELRRQDQIGLSYEERDRLKAGLNVVRLGDWGYYETALAPLDDTWLVALTTPPDPMDISLLSWGVTVLIGAALLGCLLFWVWPHWRDLERLKETARRLGQGQLSERTQIPLRSNIGELAQVFDTMAQDVERLLTQQRELLNAVSHELRTPLTRLDFGLVLLFDEVPPDCRKRLLQLVGHVRELDELVLELLSYSRLQNADQARERVEVSLLELVDSILGSFAEELDGRGIEWQVRADEHLPRFILDPRLTARALQNLVRNAMRYCDGQILLRLSLDPQGHCLLTVEDDGIGIPHDQRELIFQPFYRLDRSRDRTTGGFGLGLAISRRAIEGQGGTLTVGQSALGGAQFKIRLPRG; this is encoded by the coding sequence ATGCTGAAGATCCTCATCCGTTTGTACCTGATCACCATCGTCGCCTACGCCGGGGCGATCTTCCTGATCCCCGATGCCATTGTCGCAGCGTTCCACCAGCGCTTTGTCGCCTACAACCTGGACCAGGCGCGAGGCGTGCAACGGCTGATCGTCAAGCAGTTCGAGGCGCTGGCGCCCAGCGAATGGCCGGCCAAGGCCCAGGAGCTGGCGGCGGAGTTTGCCCCGCTGCACATCGAGTTGCGCCGCCAGGACCAGATCGGCCTGAGTTATGAAGAACGTGATCGCCTCAAGGCAGGCCTGAACGTGGTGCGCCTGGGCGACTGGGGCTACTACGAAACTGCATTGGCGCCGCTGGACGACACCTGGCTGGTGGCGCTGACCACCCCGCCTGACCCGATGGACATCAGCCTGCTGTCCTGGGGCGTGACGGTATTGATTGGTGCGGCCTTGCTCGGCTGCCTGCTGTTCTGGGTCTGGCCGCACTGGCGAGATCTTGAGCGGCTCAAGGAAACCGCCCGGCGCCTGGGCCAGGGGCAATTGTCGGAGCGCACGCAGATACCGCTGCGTTCGAACATCGGCGAGTTGGCCCAGGTCTTCGATACCATGGCTCAGGACGTCGAGCGCCTGCTGACCCAGCAGCGCGAACTGCTCAATGCCGTGTCCCACGAGTTGCGCACGCCGCTGACGCGCCTGGATTTTGGCCTGGTGCTGCTGTTCGACGAAGTGCCGCCAGACTGCCGCAAGCGCTTGCTGCAGTTGGTTGGCCATGTACGCGAGCTGGACGAACTGGTGCTTGAACTGCTGTCCTACAGCCGCCTGCAGAATGCCGATCAGGCCCGCGAGCGGGTCGAGGTGTCATTGCTGGAACTGGTCGACAGCATCCTTGGCAGCTTTGCCGAGGAGCTCGATGGCCGCGGTATTGAATGGCAGGTGCGCGCCGACGAGCACCTGCCGCGCTTTATCCTCGACCCCCGGCTGACCGCCCGGGCCTTGCAGAACCTGGTGCGCAATGCCATGCGCTACTGCGACGGGCAGATCCTCCTGCGCCTGAGCCTGGACCCCCAGGGCCACTGCCTGCTCACCGTGGAAGACGACGGCATCGGCATTCCCCACGATCAGCGCGAACTGATCTTCCAGCCGTTCTACCGCCTGGACCGCAGCCGTGACCGCACCACGGGTGGCTTCGGCCTGGGCCTTGCGATCAGCCGCCGGGCCATCGAAGGCCAGGGCGGCACCCTGACGGTGGGGCAGTCGGCGCTGGGCGGGGCGCAGTTCAAGATCAGGTTGCCGCGGGGCTGA
- the paaE gene encoding 1,2-phenylacetyl-CoA epoxidase subunit PaaE, whose translation MSQFHSLTVKQVRPETRDAVSILFEVPVDLREQFRFVQGQYLVMRTHLDDEEVRRSYSICTGVDDGELRVAVKRVAGGRFSAFANDVLAAGDRLEVMPPAGRFNVPLDPTRHGNYLAVAAGSGITPILSIIKTTLEHEPHSRFTLLYGNRASTSALFREQLEDLKNRYLQRLNLIFVFSREQQDIDLYNGRIDGDKCQLLFSRWVDAPRLDAAFICGPQSMTEMVRDSLKANGLAPERIHFELFAAAGNQQRREQREAARDQDLQSSQITVISDGRALAFDLPRNTLSVLDAGNAIGAELPYSCKAGVCSTCKCKVIEGEVEMDSNHALEDYEVAAGYVLSCQSYPLSAKVVLDFDQL comes from the coding sequence ATGAGCCAGTTCCATAGCCTGACCGTCAAGCAAGTCCGCCCTGAAACCCGTGACGCCGTCTCGATCCTGTTCGAGGTGCCGGTTGACCTGCGCGAGCAGTTTCGCTTTGTCCAGGGCCAGTACCTGGTGATGCGCACGCACCTGGACGATGAAGAAGTACGCCGCTCTTACTCGATCTGCACCGGGGTAGACGATGGCGAGTTGCGGGTGGCGGTCAAGCGCGTTGCCGGTGGCCGTTTCTCGGCGTTTGCCAACGATGTACTGGCGGCCGGTGACCGGCTCGAGGTCATGCCGCCGGCTGGCCGTTTCAATGTCCCGCTCGACCCGACACGCCACGGCAACTACCTGGCGGTGGCCGCCGGCAGTGGTATCACGCCGATCCTGTCGATCATCAAGACCACCCTGGAGCACGAACCGCACAGCCGCTTCACTCTGCTCTACGGCAACCGCGCCAGCACCTCGGCGCTGTTTCGCGAACAGCTTGAAGACCTGAAGAACCGCTACCTGCAGCGCCTCAACCTGATTTTTGTGTTCAGCCGTGAACAACAGGACATCGACCTGTACAACGGGCGCATCGATGGCGACAAATGCCAGCTGCTGTTCAGCCGCTGGGTAGACGCGCCGCGCCTGGATGCCGCGTTTATCTGCGGGCCGCAGAGCATGACGGAAATGGTCCGCGACAGCCTCAAGGCCAATGGCCTTGCCCCTGAGCGCATCCATTTCGAGCTGTTTGCCGCCGCCGGCAATCAGCAGCGCCGCGAGCAACGTGAAGCCGCCCGGGACCAGGACCTGCAAAGCAGCCAGATCACCGTGATCAGCGATGGCCGGGCCCTGGCGTTCGACCTGCCGCGCAACACCCTGAGCGTGCTGGACGCCGGCAACGCCATCGGCGCCGAATTGCCCTACTCGTGCAAGGCCGGGGTGTGTTCGACCTGCAAGTGCAAGGTCATCGAGGGCGAAGTGGAAATGGACAGCAACCATGCACTGGAAGACTACGAAGTGGCTGCCGGCTACGTGCTGTCGTGCCAGAGCTATCCGCTGAGCGCCAAGGTGGTGCTGGACTTCGACCAGTTGTAA
- the paaD gene encoding 1,2-phenylacetyl-CoA epoxidase subunit PaaD — protein MPRGELIVSDGGARDLRSDDLGQAWNVLAQVMDPEVPVLSVVELGIVRDLNWHAGHLQVVLTPTYSGCPATEVIEQDIRQALEDAGFVSPRLKRQLHPAWTTDWISASGRQRLQAYGIAAPQGSASKRSLLGESPQVCCPQCASSHTEMLSQFGSTACKALYRCCDCREPFDYFKCI, from the coding sequence ATGCCACGTGGTGAGCTGATTGTCAGCGATGGCGGCGCCCGGGATCTGCGCAGCGATGACCTGGGCCAGGCCTGGAACGTCCTGGCCCAAGTGATGGACCCGGAAGTGCCGGTGCTCAGCGTGGTGGAGCTGGGGATCGTCCGCGACCTGAACTGGCACGCCGGCCACCTGCAGGTGGTGCTCACCCCCACCTACTCCGGCTGCCCGGCCACCGAGGTGATCGAGCAGGACATCCGCCAGGCCCTGGAAGACGCAGGCTTTGTCAGCCCGCGGCTCAAGCGTCAGTTGCATCCGGCCTGGACCACCGACTGGATCAGCGCCAGCGGCCGCCAACGCCTGCAGGCCTATGGCATCGCCGCACCGCAAGGCAGCGCCAGCAAGCGCAGCCTGCTCGGCGAAAGCCCGCAGGTGTGCTGCCCGCAATGCGCCAGCAGCCACACCGAGATGCTCAGCCAGTTCGGTTCCACCGCCTGCAAGGCGCTGTACCGCTGCTGCGACTGCCGTGAACCCTTCGACTATTTCAAATGCATCTGA
- the paaC gene encoding 1,2-phenylacetyl-CoA epoxidase subunit PaaC → MHQPLIPFLLRLGDSAMVQGQRLCEWCGHAPALEEELALMNVGLDLVGQARNWLEYAAELADDGRDADHLVFRRDQRDYRNLLLVEQPNGDFAVTMLKQFLYDAWHFQVLEHLSQSPDPRVQGIAAKALKEVTYHLRRSSEWIERLGDGTEESHQRMLAAIPQVWRFTVELLDSDALEQGLFEAGIIGDPQAIAAAWQQQVAATFASATLPLPPAASPFYLDSRRGVHSEHLGLLLAEMQFLPRAYPDATW, encoded by the coding sequence ATGCACCAGCCACTGATACCCTTCCTCCTGCGCCTGGGCGACAGCGCCATGGTCCAGGGCCAGCGTCTGTGCGAATGGTGTGGCCATGCGCCGGCGCTGGAAGAAGAACTGGCACTGATGAACGTCGGCCTTGACCTGGTCGGCCAGGCCCGCAACTGGCTGGAGTATGCCGCCGAGCTTGCCGATGACGGCCGCGACGCCGATCACCTGGTGTTTCGCCGCGACCAGCGCGACTACCGCAATCTGCTGCTGGTCGAGCAACCCAATGGCGATTTCGCCGTGACCATGCTCAAGCAGTTTCTCTACGACGCCTGGCATTTCCAGGTACTGGAGCACCTGAGCCAGTCGCCTGATCCGCGTGTCCAGGGCATTGCCGCCAAGGCGTTGAAAGAAGTCACCTACCACCTGCGCCGCTCCAGCGAGTGGATCGAGCGCCTGGGCGATGGCACCGAAGAAAGCCACCAACGCATGCTTGCCGCCATCCCTCAGGTGTGGCGCTTCACCGTCGAACTGCTCGACAGCGACGCCCTCGAGCAAGGCTTGTTCGAGGCCGGCATCATCGGCGACCCACAGGCCATCGCCGCAGCCTGGCAGCAACAGGTCGCCGCCACCTTCGCCAGCGCCACCCTGCCCTTGCCGCCAGCGGCCAGCCCGTTCTACCTGGACAGCCGCCGCGGTGTGCACAGCGAACACCTGGGCCTGCTGCTGGCCGAAATGCAGTTCCTGCCGCGAGCCTACCCCGATGCCACGTGGTGA
- the paaB gene encoding 1,2-phenylacetyl-CoA epoxidase subunit PaaB: protein MSEWTLYEVFVRSKHGLNHKHVGSVHAADATMAIENARELYTRRNEGVSLWVVPSALIIASSPDEKEPLFDPSHDKVYRHASFYELPPEVGHM, encoded by the coding sequence ATGTCCGAATGGACCCTTTACGAAGTGTTCGTGCGCAGCAAGCACGGCCTGAACCACAAGCATGTCGGCAGCGTTCACGCCGCCGACGCGACCATGGCGATCGAGAACGCCCGCGAGCTGTACACCCGGCGCAACGAAGGGGTCAGCCTCTGGGTCGTGCCCTCGGCGTTGATCATCGCCTCGTCCCCGGACGAGAAAGAGCCGCTGTTCGACCCGTCCCACGACAAAGTCTACCGCCACGCCAGCTTCTATGAGCTGCCACCAGAAGTGGGGCATATGTAA
- the paaA gene encoding 1,2-phenylacetyl-CoA epoxidase subunit PaaA, translated as MYAQLVETGVKRLKTEDEMSAQERDFQQRIDAEIKIEAKNWMPDAYRQTLIRQISQHAHSEIVGMLPEGNWVTRAPTLKRKLQLMAKIQDEAGHGLYLYSAMETLGADRDSEIAKLHSGKAKYSSIFNYPTLTWADVGAVGWLVDGAAIVNQVVLQRTSYGPYSRAMIRICKEESFHQRQGYEMLLTMMRHGTQVQKDMVQDAINRLWWPSLMMFGPSDEHSPNSAQSMAWKIKRQSNDELRQRFIDQTIPQLQVLGCSVPDPALRWNAERGHYDFGEIQWEEFYQVLKGNGPCNQERVATRRQAIEDGAWVRAAAVAHARKKHHKNVA; from the coding sequence ATGTACGCACAACTGGTTGAAACCGGCGTCAAGCGCCTGAAGACCGAAGATGAGATGTCTGCGCAGGAGCGCGACTTCCAGCAGCGCATCGACGCCGAGATCAAGATCGAAGCCAAGAACTGGATGCCCGACGCCTACCGCCAGACCCTGATCCGGCAGATCTCGCAACACGCACACTCGGAAATCGTCGGCATGCTGCCCGAGGGCAACTGGGTCACCCGCGCCCCGACCCTCAAGCGCAAGCTGCAACTGATGGCCAAGATCCAGGACGAAGCCGGCCACGGTCTGTACCTGTACAGCGCCATGGAAACCCTGGGCGCCGACCGCGACAGCGAAATCGCCAAGCTGCACAGCGGCAAGGCCAAGTACTCGAGCATCTTCAACTACCCGACCCTGACCTGGGCCGACGTCGGTGCGGTGGGCTGGCTGGTGGACGGCGCGGCGATCGTCAACCAGGTGGTGCTGCAGCGCACCAGCTACGGCCCCTACTCGCGGGCGATGATCCGCATCTGCAAGGAAGAGAGCTTCCACCAGCGCCAGGGCTACGAAATGCTCCTGACCATGATGCGCCACGGCACTCAGGTGCAGAAGGACATGGTCCAGGACGCCATCAACCGTCTGTGGTGGCCATCCTTGATGATGTTCGGCCCAAGCGATGAACACTCGCCCAACAGTGCCCAGTCCATGGCCTGGAAAATCAAGCGCCAGAGCAACGACGAACTGCGCCAGCGCTTCATCGACCAGACCATCCCGCAACTCCAGGTGCTCGGCTGCAGCGTCCCGGACCCGGCCTTGCGATGGAACGCCGAGCGCGGCCATTACGACTTCGGCGAAATCCAGTGGGAGGAGTTCTACCAGGTGCTCAAGGGCAACGGCCCGTGCAACCAGGAACGCGTTGCCACCCGCCGCCAGGCCATCGAGGACGGTGCCTGGGTGCGCGCCGCCGCCGTTGCCCACGCGCGCAAAAAACACCACAAGAACGTCGCCTGA
- the paaG gene encoding 2-(1,2-epoxy-1,2-dihydrophenyl)acetyl-CoA isomerase PaaG encodes MHYQHILFSIDAGIAQLSLNRPEQLNSFTGPMHEEVQQALGLVRQDDSVRVLLLRAEGRGFCAGQDLADSSVVPGAEAPDLGLAIERYYNPLVRSLRDLPIPVICAVNGVAAGAGANIALACDLVLAARSANFIQAFCKIGLIPDSGGTYALPRLVGMARAKALALLGERLSAEQAEQWGLIYRCVEDNELHDQAMLLARHLASQPTYGLGLIKRSLHASLDNSFEEQLSLELDLQRQAGRSEDYREGISAFMAKRSAQFKGR; translated from the coding sequence ATGCACTACCAGCACATCCTGTTTTCCATCGACGCCGGCATCGCCCAGCTCAGCCTCAACCGTCCCGAGCAACTGAACAGCTTCACCGGCCCCATGCACGAAGAAGTCCAGCAGGCGCTGGGCCTGGTACGCCAGGATGACAGCGTGCGGGTGTTGCTGCTGCGCGCCGAAGGTCGTGGCTTCTGTGCCGGCCAGGACCTGGCCGACAGCAGCGTGGTACCCGGCGCCGAGGCACCTGACCTGGGCCTGGCCATCGAGCGCTACTACAACCCGCTGGTGCGCAGCCTGCGCGACCTGCCGATCCCGGTCATCTGCGCGGTCAACGGCGTTGCCGCCGGGGCTGGCGCCAATATCGCGCTGGCCTGCGACCTGGTCCTGGCCGCACGTTCGGCAAACTTCATCCAGGCCTTTTGCAAGATCGGCCTGATCCCCGACTCCGGTGGCACCTATGCCCTGCCGCGCCTGGTCGGCATGGCCCGGGCCAAGGCCCTGGCCCTGCTGGGTGAGCGCCTGAGCGCCGAGCAAGCCGAACAGTGGGGGTTGATCTATCGCTGTGTCGAAGACAACGAATTGCATGACCAGGCCATGCTCCTGGCCCGCCACCTGGCCAGCCAGCCCACCTACGGCCTGGGCCTGATCAAGCGCAGCCTGCACGCCAGCCTGGACAACAGCTTCGAGGAGCAACTGAGCCTTGAGCTCGACCTGCAACGCCAGGCCGGACGCAGTGAGGATTACCGTGAGGGGATCAGCGCCTTCATGGCCAAGCGCAGTGCCCAGTTCAAGGGGCGCTGA
- the paaX gene encoding phenylacetic acid degradation operon negative regulatory protein PaaX, with translation MSSLTPLNHLISRFQQQTPIRASSLIITLYGDAIEPHGGTVWLGSLIQLLEPMGINERLIRTSIFRLTKENWLTAEKVGRRSYYSLTGTGRRRFDKAFKRVYSANLPAWDGSWCLAMLSQLSADKRKQVREELEWQGFAALAPTLLASPRFDRGDVNATLLELGAQDDTIVFQTTAEEVLASQALRLQVRESWNLEVLAAQYSEFIQLFRPLWQSLREQPELDPQACFLARILLIHEYRKLLLRDPQLPDELLPGDWEGRAARQLCRNLYRLIVTAAEQWLESAMETADGPLPDAAESFHKRFGGL, from the coding sequence ATGTCGTCGCTGACACCGCTCAACCACCTGATCAGCCGTTTTCAGCAGCAGACACCCATCCGCGCCAGCTCGTTGATCATCACCCTGTATGGCGATGCCATCGAACCCCATGGCGGCACGGTGTGGCTGGGCAGCCTGATTCAGTTGCTCGAACCCATGGGGATCAACGAGCGGTTGATCCGTACTTCGATCTTTCGCCTGACCAAGGAAAACTGGCTGACCGCGGAAAAGGTCGGCCGGCGCAGCTACTACAGCCTGACCGGGACCGGCCGGCGACGCTTCGACAAGGCCTTCAAACGTGTCTACAGTGCCAACCTGCCGGCCTGGGACGGTTCCTGGTGCCTGGCCATGTTGAGCCAGCTGAGCGCCGACAAGCGCAAACAGGTTCGCGAAGAGCTCGAATGGCAGGGGTTTGCCGCATTGGCACCGACGCTACTGGCCTCGCCACGCTTTGACCGTGGCGACGTCAATGCCACCTTGTTGGAGCTGGGGGCCCAGGACGACACCATCGTCTTCCAGACCACCGCCGAAGAGGTCCTGGCCTCGCAGGCATTGCGCCTGCAAGTGCGCGAAAGCTGGAACCTGGAGGTGCTGGCGGCCCAGTACAGCGAGTTCATCCAGCTGTTCCGTCCGCTCTGGCAGAGCCTGCGCGAGCAGCCTGAGCTCGATCCCCAGGCCTGTTTTCTGGCCCGTATCCTGTTGATTCACGAGTACCGCAAGCTGTTGCTGCGCGACCCGCAACTGCCTGATGAACTGCTGCCGGGGGATTGGGAAGGGCGCGCGGCCCGGCAACTGTGCCGCAACCTCTATCGGTTGATCGTCACCGCGGCCGAGCAATGGCTGGAAAGCGCCATGGAAACGGCCGATGGGCCACTGCCGGATGCCGCAGAAAGCTTCCACAAGCGCTTTGGCGGCCTGTAG
- a CDS encoding GGDEF domain-containing protein, with product MYKTIEQQVRRHIAPPELRQEFRQHDFEHLKSFCILVFAASLGIWVLFDLIVSFQGNQGFTYLSALFIAVMGMLTIVLGFVRKAAHFDVLNLIFIAVITLAVRLVIDGLPQGLRPAWMVLGASSVLYSVSVLPVRRWSFFATMLIIWINLNPYQVPDVHLFELRGSLFLCYAVFLNGLTLYTYLKMRQAKLHNFYMAKLLLEQAYVDALTDIPNRRAFMATAQKHLQDDPPGARYLAMIDIDNFKKVNDQFGHDIGDVVLKRIAGNIKASMAEFEYARLGGEEFVVYLWGLDEADITQRIDTLCRRVREDTAEHPVTVSIGLAQIQRQDSLNHALVKADEALYEAKRSGKDRYVLWRAAQPL from the coding sequence ATGTACAAAACCATCGAACAGCAGGTGCGTCGGCATATCGCACCGCCTGAACTGCGCCAGGAGTTCCGCCAGCACGACTTCGAGCACCTCAAGTCGTTTTGCATACTGGTGTTCGCGGCTAGTCTTGGGATCTGGGTTCTCTTCGACCTGATCGTCAGTTTTCAGGGCAACCAGGGCTTCACTTACCTGTCGGCACTGTTCATTGCAGTGATGGGCATGCTCACCATCGTCCTGGGCTTTGTGCGAAAAGCCGCCCATTTCGATGTGCTCAACCTGATCTTCATCGCCGTGATCACCCTGGCCGTGCGCCTGGTGATCGACGGCCTGCCGCAAGGGCTGCGCCCGGCCTGGATGGTGCTCGGCGCTTCCAGCGTGCTCTACAGCGTGTCGGTATTGCCGGTACGGCGCTGGTCGTTCTTTGCCACGATGCTGATTATCTGGATCAACCTTAACCCTTACCAGGTGCCGGACGTGCACCTGTTCGAACTGCGCGGCAGCCTGTTCCTGTGCTATGCGGTGTTTCTCAACGGCCTGACCCTGTACACCTACCTGAAGATGCGCCAGGCCAAGCTGCACAACTTCTACATGGCCAAGCTGCTGCTCGAGCAGGCCTATGTCGATGCCCTGACCGACATCCCCAACCGCCGCGCGTTCATGGCCACGGCGCAAAAGCACCTGCAGGACGACCCGCCTGGCGCACGCTACCTGGCGATGATCGACATCGACAACTTCAAGAAGGTCAACGACCAGTTCGGCCACGACATCGGCGATGTAGTGCTCAAGCGCATCGCCGGCAACATCAAGGCGTCAATGGCCGAGTTCGAGTACGCACGGCTGGGTGGCGAAGAGTTTGTGGTCTATCTGTGGGGCCTGGACGAGGCCGACATCACCCAACGCATCGACACCCTGTGTCGGCGGGTGCGCGAAGACACGGCCGAGCACCCGGTGACCGTCAGCATTGGCCTTGCGCAAATCCAGCGCCAAGACAGCCTGAACCACGCGCTGGTCAAAGCCGATGAAGCCTTGTACGAAGCCAAGCGCAGTGGCAAGGATCGCTATGTGCTGTGGCGCGCAGCCCAGCCCCTGTAG
- a CDS encoding DUF4434 family protein: MRRLIAVMLLLLSLPATADERLFYQPLNRDAQLSQAQWQALWQATRAQGGKTLIVQWTAYGDSDFGGARGWLANSLRLAHEQGLQLVLGLHMDAAYYQRIDELDGVGLAAYWKAQLGKSLAQQRTLRQDWQLPVAGWYLPMELDDLHFHSADRRQALYTQLQDFNRRLDAPLHLSAFSAGRLSPAVNARWLEQLASLKLQVWWQDGAGTARLAPLVRQGYLDALPCTVGIVNEAFRQTSAAGQPFTAMPAPPAAGADCHARAIFSLRYRPWAQGVLPLAGH, from the coding sequence ATGCGCCGCTTGATCGCTGTGATGCTGTTACTTCTGAGCCTGCCGGCAACGGCCGATGAACGCCTGTTCTATCAACCCCTGAACCGTGACGCGCAGCTGAGCCAGGCGCAATGGCAGGCACTGTGGCAAGCCACCCGCGCCCAGGGCGGAAAAACCCTGATCGTGCAATGGACTGCCTACGGCGACAGCGACTTCGGCGGCGCCCGGGGCTGGCTGGCCAACAGCCTGCGCCTGGCTCACGAACAAGGCCTGCAACTGGTGCTGGGGCTGCACATGGATGCCGCTTACTACCAACGCATCGACGAACTGGACGGCGTCGGCCTTGCCGCCTACTGGAAAGCGCAGTTGGGCAAGTCCCTGGCCCAGCAGCGCACCCTGCGCCAGGATTGGCAATTGCCGGTGGCCGGCTGGTACCTGCCGATGGAACTCGATGACCTGCACTTTCACAGTGCTGATCGCCGCCAGGCGCTGTATACCCAGTTGCAAGATTTCAACCGCCGCCTGGATGCGCCCTTGCACCTGAGCGCCTTCAGTGCCGGACGCCTGAGCCCGGCCGTCAATGCCCGCTGGCTGGAACAACTGGCCAGCCTCAAGCTGCAGGTCTGGTGGCAGGACGGTGCCGGCACCGCGCGCCTGGCGCCCCTGGTGCGCCAGGGCTACCTCGACGCCCTGCCCTGCACTGTCGGCATCGTCAATGAAGCCTTTCGCCAGACCAGCGCCGCCGGCCAGCCCTTCACGGCAATGCCAGCGCCGCCCGCTGCCGGTGCCGATTGTCATGCGCGGGCGATTTTTTCCCTGCGCTATCGCCCCTGGGCCCAGGGAGTATTGCCCCTGGCGGGTCACTGA